ATAAATAGAAAAACACTAAACTTCATCAGTCATTTGCTTGACTAAACCCTTGCAATAAAAATATAATTCCAATCTTGTCGACATGGTGTCGGCAAGTATTTAACTCAACAGGACGAGAAAATATGCCAACTATTAACCAATTGGTACGCAAAGGCCGTCAAAAGCCCGTGTACGTAAACAAAGTGCCTGCACTGGAAGCTTGCCCGCAAAAACGCGGCGTATGCACCCGTGTATACACAACTACCCCTAAAAAACCTAACTCTGCATTGCGTAAAGTATGTAAAGTTCGCCTGACCAACGGTTTTGAAGTCATTTCATACATCGGCGGTGAAGGCCACAACCTGCAAGAGCACAGCGTCGTATTGATTCGCGGCGGTCGTGTAAAAGACTTGC
The sequence above is a segment of the Neisseria perflava genome. Coding sequences within it:
- the rpsL gene encoding 30S ribosomal protein S12, with the translated sequence MPTINQLVRKGRQKPVYVNKVPALEACPQKRGVCTRVYTTTPKKPNSALRKVCKVRLTNGFEVISYIGGEGHNLQEHSVVLIRGGRVKDLPGVRYHTVRGSLDTAGVKDRKQARSKYGAKRPK